A single region of the Liolophura sinensis isolate JHLJ2023 chromosome 9, CUHK_Ljap_v2, whole genome shotgun sequence genome encodes:
- the LOC135474916 gene encoding acid phosphatase type 7-like isoform X2 gives MAILLTAVSTWTSVVYCAIFLWSLTYGSPPEDTDPKQVRLSFGETTRDVVVMAATKENCSARVMYGLDYFNLTTEVAGRGALFDQSKMNPKGLHFLHRIVLKNLNPGVSYYYAVHCDESLTITYGFKVPKNDTNWSPKFLVYGDMGIESPIVRTLEKKIQSVEYTAVLHLGDIAYQLESDGGMRGDKFMDMIEPIASRVPYLTTPGNHESNQQTFSHYRYRFSPPSTEWPVPLNKMWYSIDIGSVHLVSYNTEVYNMSDSKYVGIQREWLIQDLTKANKNRARTPWIIAIGHKPLYCSTTHEHDCNAEVFNVRDSLEEVFSQHSVDLLLDGHMHSYERLYPTYKGKVTSMNYSNPSAPVTVISGAAGSGFGLDTMTGAPGPWTAFRMTNKTGLFKGYGVLTVTNSTHLHWKQVAYTDNHVIDSFWLVQNNHGNSHVAHEPSSSWNAAQYIEHVKDVIKSNKGIAIGLTSALSAFLLLGCVCIFLRCRRRRGVTRRWEVVDYDKSFYSDVRTEDDDFAFDDPDPTMEANGTTPTAKLLGKTSA, from the exons AGGACACTGATCCCAAACAAGTACGACTGAGTTTTGGTGAAACCACCCGGGATGTTGTCGTCATGGCGGCGACCAAAGAGAACTGTAGCGCCCGGGTGATGTATGGGCTTGACTACTTTAACCTGACCACAGAGGTGGCCGGCCGTGGGGCGTTGTTTGACCAGTCAAAGATGAATCCAAAGGGTTTACACTTCCTTCACAGAATAGTCCTAAAG AACCTAAACCCTGGCGTCAGTTACTACTACGCAGTGCATTGTGACGAGTCTCTGACGATTACATATGGATTTAAAGTGCCCAAAAATGACACC AACTGGTCGCCAAAGTTCCTTGTGTACGGCGACATGGGGATAGAGTCTCCGATCGTCCGCACTCTGGAGAAGAAAATACAGTCCGTGGAATACACCGCTGTGCTTCATCTCGGAGATATTGCCTATCAGCTCGAGTCGGATGGCGGTATG AGAGGAGATAAGTTCATGGACATGATTGAACCAATCGCTAGCCGTGTTCCCTACTTGACAACGCCCGGTAACCATG AGTCAAATCAGCAAACTTTCAGCCATTACCGCTATCGTTTCTCCCCTCCCTCAACAGAATGGCCTGTTCCGCTAAATAAGATGTGGTACAGCATCGATATTGGATCAGTTCATCTTGTAAG TTACAACACAGAGGTCTACAATATGAGCGACTCGAAATACGTTGGGATTCAACGTGAATGGCTGATACAAGATCTGACAAAGGCCAATAAGAATCGGGCTCGCACACCATGGATAATTGCGATTGGCCACAAGCCATTGTACTGCTCCACAACACATGAACACGACTGCAATGCGGAAGTATTCAACGTCAGAGACAG TCTGGAAGAAGTTTTCTCCCAACACTCGGTGGACCTTCTCCTGGACGGACATATGCACAGCTATGAGAGACTCTACCCCACCTACAAAGGGAAAGTAACCAGTATGAATTACAGCAACCCGTCTGCTCCTGTGACTGTCATCTCTGGAGCCGCCGGAAGTGGATTTGGCCTTGATACTATGACAGGAGCACCAG GTCCTTGGACAGCCTTCCGTATGACCAATAAGACTGGTTTGTTCAAAGGCTATGGCGTACTTACAGTGACCAACAGTACACACCTTCACTGGAAACAAGTGGCCTATACTGACAACCACGTGATTGACTCTTTTTGGTTGGTGCAAAACAATCACGGAAACTCTCATGTCGCTCACGAGCCCTCTTCCTCTTGGAATGCAGCCCAATATATCGAACACGTGAAAGACGTCATCAAATCCAACAAGGGCATCGCCATTGGTCTGACGTCAGCATTATCCGCGTTTTTGTTGCTAGGCTGCGTGTGTATATTCCTCCGCTGTCGGCGCCGGCGTGGAGTGACACGTCGGTGGGAAGTCGTGGATTACGACAAGAGTTTCTACTCGGACGTCCGCACGGAGGATGACGACTTCGCTTTTGATGATCCCGACCCAACCATGGAGGCGAACGGCACAACGCCGACAGCCAAACTATTGGGGAAGACTTCGGCGTAG
- the LOC135474916 gene encoding acid phosphatase type 7-like isoform X1: MAILLTAVSTWTSVVYCAIFLWSLTYGSPPEDTDPKQVRLSFGETTRDVVVMAATKENCSARVMYGLDYFNLTTEVAGRGALFDQSKMNPKGLHFLHRIVLKNLNPGVSYYYAVHCDESLTITYGFKVPKNDTNWSPKFLVYGDMGIESPIVRTLEKKIQSVEYTAVLHLGDIAYQLESDGGMRGDKFMDMIEPIASRVPYLTTPGNHEVAQDTFVHYRYRFSTPTTGWPIPLKNMWYSIDIGPVHLISYNTEVFNMTDKQYIALQHDWLVSDLQMAKENRETVPWIVAFAHKPFYCSNSNAHDCTRENSVVRKNLEDLFFQYSVDLILNGQQHSYERLWPTYKGTVHADNYTDPTAPVSIISGTAGGSQGVDPMERQPGVWTAVRIGNDSMNSYGVLSVVNETHLHWEQISGVDDKKLDSFWISQGRHGGFVTVSPDEHSETNDGSNPSVHETHNTFSQQATKVVQHVKEIIKSNKPVAIGVASTVSVLLLIGCLYVIVRCRRRKSSPRRWEKLDYDKSFYSDVKTAEDDFSCDETEIHLDGNGTMPTSKLLSKSTV; the protein is encoded by the exons AGGACACTGATCCCAAACAAGTACGACTGAGTTTTGGTGAAACCACCCGGGATGTTGTCGTCATGGCGGCGACCAAAGAGAACTGTAGCGCCCGGGTGATGTATGGGCTTGACTACTTTAACCTGACCACAGAGGTGGCCGGCCGTGGGGCGTTGTTTGACCAGTCAAAGATGAATCCAAAGGGTTTACACTTCCTTCACAGAATAGTCCTAAAG AACCTAAACCCTGGCGTCAGTTACTACTACGCAGTGCATTGTGACGAGTCTCTGACGATTACATATGGATTTAAAGTGCCCAAAAATGACACC AACTGGTCGCCAAAGTTCCTTGTGTACGGCGACATGGGGATAGAGTCTCCGATCGTCCGCACTCTGGAGAAGAAAATACAGTCCGTGGAATACACCGCTGTGCTTCATCTCGGAGATATTGCCTATCAGCTCGAGTCGGATGGCGGTATG AGAGGAGATAAGTTCATGGACATGATTGAACCAATCGCTAGCCGTGTTCCCTACTTGACAACGCCCGGTAACCATG AAGTCGCCCAAGACACGTTTGTTCACTACCGTTACCGATTTTCCACCCCTACGACAGGCTGGCCCATTCCGTTGAAAAACATGTGGTACAGCATCGATATTGGACCAGTACATTTGATCAG CTACAACACTGAAGTGTTCAATATGACAGACAAGCAGTATATCGCCCTTCAGCATGACTGGCTGGTCAGCGATCTCCAGATGGCCAAAGAGAACCGAGAAACTGTGCCTTGGATTGTCGCGTTTGCTCACAAGCCCTTCTATTGCTCAAATTCCAACGCACACGACTGCACCCGAGAAAACTCAGTCGTTCGAAAAAA TTTGGAAGACCTATTTTTCCAGTATTCCGTGGATTTGATCTTGAACGGTCAACAGCATTCTTATGAACGCCTATGGCCGACGTACAAAGGAACTGTTCACGCCGACAACTACACGGACCCCACTGCGCCCGTCTCCATCATCAGTGGTACTGCCGGTGGTTCCCAGGGAGTAGACCCCATGGAACGCCAACCAG GTGTTTGGACAGCAGTCCGCATAGGAAACGATTCCATGAACAGCTACGGTGTTCTTTCTGTGGTCAACGAAACCCACTTACACTGGGAGCAGATCTCTGGCGTGGATGACAAGAAATTAGACTCCTTCTGGATCTCACAGGGCCGTCATGGCGGCTTTGTTACGGTGTCTCCCGATGAACATAGTGAGACAAACGACGGATCAAATCCATCAGTTCATGAAACTCACAACACCTTCTCACAACAGGCTACAAAAGTCGTCCAACATGTGAAAGAAATCATAAAATCCAACAAACCAGTAGCAATAGGCGTGGCTTCCACCGTTTCCGTGTTACTTTTGATTGGCTGTCTGTATGTGATTGTCCGGTGTCGTCGGCGCAAGTCGTCTCCAAGGAGGTGGGAGAAGTTAGACTATGACAAGAGTTTTTACTCTGACGTCAAGACTGCAGAGGATGATTTCTCCTGCGACGAGACGGAAATACACTTGGATGGCAATGGCACTATGCCGACATCAAAGCTGCTAAGcaaaagtacagtgtag